One Maribacter sp. HTCC2170 genomic window, AAGGCCAATGTATTGGAAGCCTCCCGTTTGTGGAGAGAAACAGTCCAAGCCATGGAAAAAGACTATCCTGAAGTTGAGGTGTCCTATGAATTTGTTGATGCCGTTGCAATGCGTTTGGTTCAATGGCCTAGTGATTATGACGTTATGATTACCGCAAACCTTTTTGGGGACATATTAACTGATGAGGCTTCTGTAATATCAGGTTCAATGGGATTAATGCCCTCTTCATCAATAGGTAGTAAAGTAGGCTTATACGAACCCATTCACGGCTCATATCCGCAAGCTGCAGGAAAGGACATTGCAAACCCCTTAGCGACCGTACTTTCCGTTGCTATGCTATTTGAGGATTTTGATCTAGCTGATGAAGCTCAGGCCATTCGCGATGTTGTAAACAAATCATTGGCGGAGGGTATTGTTACCGAAGACTTGTCCGAAGATGGTATAGCACACAAAACCAGTGAGGTTGGTGATTGGCTGGCTGCGAATGTTTAAAACATAAAAGATTCTACTCAATATTTTAGATAATAACCAAAAGCCCTGACAAATCCGTCAGGGCTTTTTGCACAGTATTGTTTTAGAATCTAGGATAAATCCACAATTATATTTCAAAACCTAGTAGTTATACAAATTCCCTAACCTGATCATATACAGATATAAACAACTTTTATATTATCTTACTAGCCAATTACAAAACTATGCGTCAATTATTTAGGCAACCAACTTTTATTTATTTCTTTTTAATGATCTGTGTTGTTATCACAGAAAGTTGCTCTAAAGATGATACCGTTCTAACGCAAGAACCAAAGGCAGAAGAAGATGTAAACTTTCCTCAGATTGAGTTTAACACAAACGGAAGCGTTCCCATTGTTTCTAAAAGTGTTTATGTTGATGGGGTTCTGAAAGTAAATGCGCAATCAACAAATAATGATTTAACAATCGATGCCCAAATAAGAGGCAGGGGCAATTCGACTTGGGGCTACCCAAAAAAACCGTACAAAATAAAATTGAGCAGTGAAGAGTCCATTTTAGGGTTGGCACCTGAAAAAGATTGGGTGCTATTGTCCAACTATCTCGATGGCACTCATTTATTGAATGCCGTGGGCATGAAAATTGGACAATTGCTTGAAATGCCTTTTACGAATACTATTACACCTGTTGAAGTAACCATAAACAATGAATACCAAGGGTTATACATGCTAACGGAGCAAATAGAAGTAAAACCCAATCGTGTTGATGTTGGTGAAGATGGTCTATTGCTGAATTTAGACACCAATTATGATGAAGAATGGCAGTTCAGATCAAGTGCTTACGATTTACCAGTGACTGTAAAATATCCGAAAATGATCGATGCCGTTAAATTGACATCTATTCAAAGTGAATTTGAAACATTGGAAACATTGGTTGCTCAAGCGGATTTTCCAAATAATGAATATCTTGATTATATAGATGATGTTTCTATTGCCAAATATTTGATTGTGTATATGCTTACCGGTAATGAAGAAATCAATCACCCTAAAAGTACCTACCTGTATAAAACAAGTATGGGAAAATTTACCATGGGGCCAATATGGGATTTTGATTGGGGCTTTGCTTTTGAAGGCACATTTCAACATTTTAGTGTTTTTGACAGGCCTTTATTTTGGTCATCTTCGTCCAGTGGCACCCAGTTCTTTTCAAGATTGATGTCCGACCCCAGAATTGAATTATTGATGAAGGAACATTGGACGGCTTTTAAAGACAATCACCTTACAGAGTTGCTAGCCTATATAGATGAATATGCCCTTACATTCAAGAAGCAAAAGTTAGGGATTTTGGTGTATGGGAGGCAAACGATGCGGGTGCAAATGAACTGAAACGCTGGATTGAGAATAGAGCAACATATATAGATGACTTTGTTAATGGCTTTTAAAGGCCATTATCTAGTTTTTAGAATTTGACAGTAGCTACCCAGGTAAAATCGTTGACTTTTTTTGTAGTAATTTGTTTACAGCTTGTAGCAATAGTATAGGCAACAAGCTTGATTATAAATTAAAAATCCCCGAACTTCGTTATCAACCGTTAAAAGGAATTAAAACTCATTTTAACTAAGCGTTGGCGTTAATTAAAAAAAACATACTATGCCTGAATTTAATTTAATAAAATTAGAAGGGAAACCGATAGAAAAACTTATTGATGTAATAAGTAAAGGAATCGGTACATTATATAAACCAAGGTCGATACGAAAAGAAGCTGATGCAAAAGCTTACGAAATCGGAATGATTGAAAATGCGAAATCCAAAGCTTTAGCAGAAGGAAAAGAAAATGAAGCCGAAACATATTTGAGGATTCAAGAAAGAATACTTTTCAAAGAACTTGAGAGACAAAATAACATAGACCAAATTGCTGAAATTGCCGCTAAACAATTACAGCAAGAATCCAATGTGTCTGAAGAACCTGTAAGCAAAGATTGGTCTAAAAGATTTTTTAATATTGCCGAAGATGTTTCCGATGAAGAAATGCAGGAAATTTGGGGTAGAATTTTAGCTGGAGAAATTAAAAATCCTAATTCATATTCATTAAGAACTTTAGAATTACTAAAAAACCTCTCTAAAAAAGAAGCAGATACTTTTATAAAATTTGCGAATTTATCCGTTAGTTCTAATGGTGTTTCTTTTATGCTTAATTTCAAAAATGAGCCTTTATTAGAAGATACATACAAAGTTAATTTTCACGAAAGGCTTCTTTTAGAAGAATTGGGACTTTTAACTGCGAACGATTTGCAATTTAAAGTTCACGCTACAAAGGGAAATACTGATTTGCAATATTTTGTAATCAGTAAAACAATTATAGCTGTAGAAAAATCACCTAACATACCTGAACAGCAATTACAAATATTAGTATTCACCAAAATCGGACAAGAATTACTCAAATTGGTAGAATCAAATTCGGATTTAGAATATGTTAAGTTACTTGCTTCAAAATTACGGAGAGAAGGAGTATCTATAAAGTATGCTGCGATTATTGAACAACAGGCTGACGGAAGAGTTAAACATACACCGATGATGGAAGTTCCATTAACAGACAAGGAATTGGAAGCGAAAAAAGCAAAAGAAGAACAGGAAAGAAAAAAGAATGAACAAAAAAATAACTAACGCCAACACCGTGTAAAAATAATTGCTTGTTCTCGCCTTTTTGGAAAATCCTTGCGGATTTTCAAGTTGGTTTTGTACTCGCGAAAGCTCGTGCTAACACACGCAACTATTCTTACACAAACACGATAACGAAAGCATCGAACTTAACCCAAATATCAAAAATCAGAAAATTTACTTCTTTTAAAGTTTTGTAACTACAATATATAGTCAGTACTCACAAAATTGGAAAGCTTGGTTTCTAAGAGTTTTTCAATGGTCTCATTATTCAATTCATTGTCTTTAAAAGCAACAAAGGTCCGTATAGAAAATGAGCGCAAGGCGTCATGCACGCTCAGGGTTGATTGGGCAGAATCTTTTCTTCCCGTGAATGGATAGACGTCTGGACCACGTTGACAGGAACTGTTCAAATTAACCCGGCACACCAAGTTCACCAAAGAATCAATCAACGGAGCCAAGGCATACACATCTTTCCCAAAGAGACTCACCTGTTGCCCGTAATTACTATCCGCCATATCATCCAAAGGCTCCTCAATATCCTTAAACGGTACAATGGGTATTACAGGGCCAAATTGTTCTTCTTGATATACCCGCATATCTTTTGTAACAGGATATAATACTGCTGGCCAAATGAAATTATCAAAGCGTTTTCCTCCTTTTTTATTCAAAATCTTCGCCCCTTTAGAAACTGCATCATCAATAAGTTCTTGAATGTAATCTGATTTTCCTGGTTCTGGTAATGGGGTGAGCTTTGCTCCTTTATCCCAGGGATTTCCAAATTTTAGGGTATCTACCTGTTCTGCAAATTGACTATTGAAACCATCCACAATATTCTCATGGGCATAAATTACTTTTAAAGCTGTACAACGTTGCCCGTTAAAAGACAAAGTACCTGCCAAACACTCCTGAACGGTCAAACCTAAATCAGCATCTGGCAAAATTATTGCCGGGTTCTTGGCCTCAAGCCCAAGTACCAATCGCAATCGGTTACTTTTTGGATGCTGCTCTTGCAATGCATTGGCCGATTTACTGTTCCCTATCAGTGCCAATGCATCAATCTTTCCTGTTTGCATAATCGGGGCCGCTACAGCCCTACCACGACCAAACAAAATATTAACCACTCCCTTGGGAAAACTACTCTGAAATGCATCCAACAGTGGTGTAATCAATAACACCCCATGTTTTGCTGGCTTAAATACCGTAGTATTCCCCATGATAATCGCAGGAATCAACAAAGCAAATGTCTCATTCAAAGGATAGTTATAAGGCCCTAAACACAAAACAACACCTAAAGGCCCCCTTTTTATATGGGCATAAACACCATCGTTTTTTTCAAACTTGGCCGCATCACGGTCCAATTGTTTGCAATCTTCAATGGTATCGTAGATATATTCGATTGTACGATCAAATTCCTTTTGTGAATCAGGTAATGATTTTCCAATCTCCCACATCAACAGCTTAACTACTTCGTCCCGTTTGGTCTTCATTTTCTCAACAAAGATCTCCATGCATTCAATACGGTCTTTTACTTGCATGGTAGGCCAAGCTCCTTGACCCTTGTTATAGGCATCTGTTGCACCTTTCAATGCCTCTAAAGCCTCTTTTTCGCCCATATCTGGGATACTTCCCAATAAAGTAGGTTTATAATCCTTTGTGGACGAAATAGTGGAATACACTTCGGTGGACTTTCCTTTCCAAGTTTTTAATTCCCCATCAATAAGATATGCTGTCTGATCTATGGTATTTGTGATTTTATATATCTCTGGTATTGTCATGATTGACCTTATTTTAGAATGTTAGAACAAAATTAGGCCTTATAATTCATTTTCAATAACACTGCTAACTATGAAAACGTTAGAGTTAACAAATTATACGTAATGTGTTTGAAAATGCGTAAATACTAAACCAAATACTGGAATAGATCTGGTTTATCATTTAAATAGTCGCCATAAAAGTTATTGGCTTTCATTCGCTGAATCAGAGGTTGAAGGTCTGTAGCACTTTTTAATTCTATTCCCACTATTGCAGGAGCATTTTCCCTGCTTGATTTTTTGGAATACTCGAAATGGGTAATATCATCATTTGGACCCAATATCTCTGCCACGAACTGTTTTAATGCACCAGGACGCTGTGGAAAACGAACAATAAAATAGTGTTTTAATTGACCATACAACAATGCCCGTTCCTTAATCTCAGCTGTACGGGTTATATCATTGTTACCTCCACTTACAATACAAACAATATTCTTGTCTTTGATTTCATCTGTAAAACCATCCAAGCAGGCAACGGTCAAAGCACCTGCAGGCTCAACGACTATTGCATCTCTATTATAGAGGTCTAAAATAGATTGACAAACCTTGCCCTCGGGAACAGTTTTCATTTGGTCTAAATGCTCTTGACAAATGGTAAATGGCAAATCTCCTACCCTTTGAACTGCAGCACCGTCAATAAACTTGTCAATTTGTTCCAATCGGGTATTTTTGCCTTTTTCGATTGAAACTTTCATTGATGGAGCACCTTCTGGCTCTACACCAATAATTTTGGTATTGGATGACAACTTTTCGAAAACCGCGCAGAGTCCTGAAGCGAGTCCACCACCACCAATAGCAACAAATATGTAATCTATGGGTTCAGTGGTCTGATCTAAAAGCTCCAAACCAATGGTAGCCTGTCCTTCTATAACCTTTTCATCATCAAATGGATGTACAAAAGTCTTCTGTTGTTCCTCACAAAATAGCAAAGCGGCCTTAGAAGAATCGTCAAAAGTATCTCCTTCAAGCACAACAGTTATAAAGTCACCGCCAAACATTTTGGTTTGCTCAATTTTCTGTCTCGGCGTAACCGATGGCATATACACCGTTCCTTTTATTCTTAAATGGTTACAGGCAAAGGCCACACCCTGTGCGTGATTGCCTGCACTGGCACATACAACCCCTTTTGACAACTCTTCTTTTGAAAGCGAACTTATCTTATTGAATGCACCCCGTATCTTATACGAGCGAACCCTATGTAGATCCTCTCTTTTTAAAAGAACATTAGCGTTGTATTTCTTGGACAATCGTATGCTCTTGGACAATGGAGTAACATCAGCTACTTGCCGAATGGTCTTTTCAGCCTTTTTAACATCGTCTAAATCTGGAAAATACGCCATGGTTAAAGATAAAAAAACCTGTTAGGCCAAAGAGCCTAACAGGTCAATTAAAAATTGATTTTTATTAGACTATTGGCTTCATTGCAGTCATCGACGCACGAAGACGTGCCCCAACAATCTCAACATCATGATCCCTCAATGCCTTATTAACAGTGATTAATTTGGCATTATCTACTCCATTGTCTTTTCCTTCTCCAAAATGGGTACCTATAACATCAGTATCAATACCTTTCATGAAATCACCCAATAAAGGCTTACAGGCATGATCAAAAAGATAACAACCATATTCAGCTGTATCAGAGATAACACGGTTCATTTCAAATAATTTCTTTCTAGCGATCGTGTTCGCAATCAATGGGGTTTCGTGCAATGATTCATAATATGCAGATTCACCAATTATTCCAGATTCGGTCATAGATTCGTATGCCAATTCAACACCAGCGCGAACCATGGCTACCATCAAAACACCATTGTCATAAAACTCTTGCTCACTGATGTTCATATCACCAGCTGGTGTCTTTTCAAAAGCAGTTTCACCAGTTGCAGCTCTCCAACTTAATAGGTTTTTATCATCATTGGCCCAATCTTCCATCATGGTTTTTGAGAAATGGCCACTCATGATATCATCCATGTGCTTATGGAACAAGGGACGCATAATATCTTTAAGTTCTTCGGAAAGTTCAAATGCCTTGATTTTCGCAGGATTTGATAAACGATCCATCATGTTGGTGATTCCACCATATTTTAAACCTTCAGTAACAGTTTCCCAACCGTACTGAATTAGTTTTGATGCATAACCAGCATCAATTCCTTTTTCAATCATTTTATCGAAACAAAGAATTGAACCTGTTTGAAGCAGTCCACATAAAATGGTCTGTTCTCCCATTAAATCTGATTTTACTTCAGCTACGAAAGAAGATTCCAAGACACCAGCTTTGTGTCCGCCTGTGCCCGCTGCATATGCTTTAGCTTGCTCTAAACCTTTTCCTTGAGGGTCATTGTCTGGGTGTACCGCAATTAATGTTGGTACTCCAAATCCTCTTTTATATTCCTCACGTACCTCAGAACCTGGGCTTTTAGGAGCAACCATGATTACAGTAAGATCTTTTCTTACTTGCATACCTTCTTCTACAATATTAAAACCATGCGAATAGGACAGTGTGGCCCCATCTTTCATTAATGGCATCACGGCGCTTACCACATTAGTGTGCTGTTTATCCGGAGTTAGATTGATAACCAAATCTGCAGAAGGAACCAATTCCTCATAAGTACCTACGGTGAAACCATTCTCGGTTGCGTTTTTATAAGATTGTCTTTTCTCTTTTATTGCTGCTTCTCGCAAGGTATAGGCGATATCAAGACCTGAATCTCTCATGTTCAACCCTTGGTTAAGGCCCTGAGCGCCACAACCAACAATAACTATTTTTTTTCCTTTCAAAGCGGTAACACCATCAGAAAATTCAGAAGAATCCATGAACCTACATTTTCCCAGCTGCGTTAATCGATCACGTAATGATAGTGTATTAAAATAATTTGTCATTTTATATTCTCGTTTTTAGTATTTGATTATTTATCTAAGTGAAATTCATTTAACATAGTGCTTATTGGCATTTCAGCTTTTGAAACGGCCAAACGCCCTGATCGAACAAATTGCATTATGCCATAAGGTTCAAGATCATCGTGCATTTCATCAATTTCATGTCTTCGTCCTGTTTTTGCCAAGACAAAAAAGTCTCTAGAGACTGTCACAATCTGCGAATTGCTCTCCTTGATTATATTTTGTATTTGTCGCTCATCAAAAAGTAAATGGGAAGCGATTTTGAACAAAGCGGATTCTTGATAAATGATGTCGTCATCATCATGATAAAAAGCCTTTATCACTTCAATCTGCTTCTCTATTTGCTGCACGATTTTACGGGTCCAGTCCTCCGCGGTATTTACAACTATTGTAAATTTTGATACTTGTCCAATTTCTGATTTTGAGACATTTAGACTCTCTATATTAATGTGTCGCTTTAAGAATATTCCTGATATCCTGTTTAACAATCCAACATTGTTTTCAGCATAAACCGATATTGTAAACCATTGCTTTTCCATAAGTCCATTCCCAGTATTCATTCTATACACTTGAAGAATACTTCTGGGTAGATTTTATTGTTAATTCTTTCTTACTTTAATCTAATATCCGATACCGAAGCCCCAGATGGAATCATAGGGAAAACGTTATCTTCTTTTTCAACAGCTACTTCCAAGAAATAAGCATCTTTCGAGGCCATCATTTCTTCTACACTAGCTTTTAAATCCTTGCGCTCGGTAACTTTTTTAGCTGTTATATCATAACCTTCAGCAATCTTCACAAAATTAGGATTACTCATTACCGTTGAAGCATATCTACTTTCAAAGAATAATTCTTGCCATTGGCGTACCATACCTAAATGGTCATTATTCAGCACAACTATTTTTACTGGGGTTTTGTTTTGAAATATCGTTCCCAACTCTTGAATTGTCATTTGGTAACCTCCGTCACCAATAACAGCTACAACTTCCCTTTCCATAGCACCCATTTTAGCGCCAATTGCCGCAGGCAATGCAAACCCCATGGTACCCAATCCTCCAGAGGTAATATTACTCTTGGATTGTTTGAATTTTGAGTACCTACAAGCAATCATCTGATGTTGACCAACATCACTTACTATAACCGCTTTGTGTCCTGAAGCCTCATTAATCTCATTGATTACCTCGGCCATGGTCATACCTTCCTTGGTTGGGTGCAATTCTTTCTCAATAACCGCATCAAACTCTATCTGGTACCTTTTCTTGAACTCATTATGCCATGATTCGTGGCTGTTTTTATCAATCTTGGGTAATAATAGACCAAGTGTTTCTTTTGAATCGCCTAATACAGCAACATCTACAGGGACATTCTTATTAATCTCAGCCGGGTCTATCTCAAAATGGATGACTTTCGCCTGTTTCGCATAAGTATCCAAACTACCTGTTACCCTGTCATCAAACCGCATTCCTATAGCAATTAGAACATCACATTCGTTGGTTAGAATATTGGGCGCATAATTGCCATGCATACCCACCATACCAACATTCAATTGATGGTCGGAATCAAGTGCAGATAACCCTAAAATAGTCCAGGCGGCAGGTATCCCTGCTTTTTCTATCAATTTCTTTAATTCTTCCTCTGCATGACCTAATATTACCCCTTGGCCGAAAACAATCATTGGTTTCTTGGCAGAATTAATCAAAGCCGCTGCAGCGTCAATAGCATCTATGTTGGGTTCAGGAACAGGCTTGTAACTGCGAACACCTGTGCAATGCTCATAGCTGAAGTCCAATTCATCAAATTGCGCATTTTTGGTAATATCAATCAATACCGGACCTGGTCGACCCGATTTTGCGATGTAAAAAGCTTTTGCCATTACCTCTGGGATTTCCTCAACTTTGGTAACTTGATGGTTCCACTTAGTAACTGGAGTTGAAATTCCAATAATATCTGTTTCTTGAAATGCATCCGAGCCTAATAAATGTCTTGGCACCTGCCCAGTGATGCAGACCATTGGTGTAGAATCGATTTGAGCATCAGCCAAACCTGTCACCAAATTAGTTGCTCCAGGGCCAGAAGTTGCCATAGCAACCCCTACTTTACCAGAAACTCTTGCATAACCCTGTGCAGCATGGGTAGCACCTTGTTCATGACGGGTTAAAATATGGGTTAACTTATCCTGAAACTTATATAGCTCATCATACACAGGCATAATAGCCCCACCAGGGTAACCATAGAGTATATCGACCCCTTCAGCCAATAAACAGTGAATTATTGCTTCTGCTCCACTTATCCTTATCGTGGCTGCTTTCTCGGTTTTATTCTTTTTTTCCTTTAATGTCTCCATAACTATTTAAACAATTTGGGTGCTATTTTCAAACACCTCCCATCCTTAATTTAAAAGGACAATAACAATTATATTTTAAAACTCATCCGTTACGCAACCTTCCGCAGCAGATGAAACCGAACGCGCATATTTATAAAGCACGCCCTTTTTGAATTTTAATTCTGGTTGTACCCATTCGGTCTTTCGTTTTGCCAATTCTTCATCAGAAACAGCAACATTGATTGAATTAGTTTCAGCATCAATGGTAATTATGTCACCATTTTTAACCAAACCAATTGTACCACCTTCTTGAGCTTCGGGTGAAATATGTCCTACTACAAAACCGTGTGTTCCTCCTGAAAAACGACCATCTGTAATCAAGGCTACTTCTTTTCCTAAACCAGCTCCCATAATTGCTGCTGTTGGTTTCAACATTTCTGGCATTCCAGGACCTCCTTTAGGCCCTTCATATCGAATTACAACAACATCACCCTTTTTCACCAATCCAGTTCGAATACCATCATTGGCGTCATACTCGCTATTAAACACTTTGGCAGTTCCTTTAAACACCAAACCTTCTTTTCCCGTAATTTTTGCAACTGAACCATTTTCTGCCAGATTCCCATAAAGCATGCGTAAATGTCCGGTTGCTTTTATTGGTTTGTCCAAAGGCATAATTACATCTTGCCCCTCTTCTAAATCTGGGACATTTTCAAGATTTTCAGCCAATGTCTTGCCAGTAACCGTTAAACAATCCCCATGTAAAAGTCCGTTTTTCAATAAATATTTCAATACAGCCGGTATACCACCTACACGGTGCACATCTTCCATTAAATATTTGCCACTTGGCTTTAAATCTGCAATAAAAGGTGTTGTATCACTAATATGTTGAAAATCTTGTAGTGTAAATTCTATATCTGCGGCTCTAGCAATTGCCAAGAAATGTAATACTGCATTTGTTGAGCCACCCATGATAGTAACTAAACGAATCGCATTTTCCAATGACTTACGAGTTACAATGTCCAGTGGTTTAATATCTTTCTCAATAAGTACGCGCATTTGCTTACCTGCTTCAATACATTCATTCTCTTTGAGATAATTGTCTGCAGGGTTGGAAGAATTATAAGGCAATGACATTCCCAAAGCTTCAATGGCTGAAGCCATGGTATTTGCCGTGTACATACCACCACAAGCACCTGCCCCAGGAATCGCTTTCCTTATTATACTTTTATACTCAGACTCCTCCATGGTACCAGCCACTTTTTCTCCCCAAGCTTCAAAAGCAGAAACAATATCCAATTTTCTATCATTATGACATCCAGAGGCAATTGTACCGCCGTATACCAATATTGATGGCCTATTCAATCTTAACATGGCCATTAATGCTCCCGGCATATTTTTATCACAGCCTACCACCGTTACCAAGGCGTCATACGACATTCCTTGGACAACCGTTTCCATTGAATCGGCAATAATATCCCTTGATGGTAATGAAAAACGCATTCCAGGAGTTCCCATGGATATTCCATCACTCACCCCAATTGTATTGAAAATCAAACCAACCGTTTCCTTTGAATTCACGCCGTCCTTGACCAATTTGGCCAAATCATTCAAATGCATGTTACAAGGGTTGCCCTCATATCCCGTACTTGCGATACCAACTAATGGTTTTTTAAAATCTTCATCTTTAAAACCTATGGCATACAACATTGCTTGAGCAGCTGGTTGTGTGGGGTCTTGGGTAACGTTTTTACTGTATTTATTCAATTCCATTAAAAGGGTTCTTATAATTCAATACTTTCTATTAGACATAATTTGTCAATCAAATATATATGTTTAATATGTCCTATTTTTTTAACATTTAGCGGCACTCTAAATTCAAGTACGTCCATATTTATCTAATTAATTGTTTTACAGCACTTTAAAACATCATTTTATACCATATTCAATACTCTTGAATCTCTGGTTCATAGCACTTTTTTTTCAAAATCAAACCCAACAAAAAAGCCTGTATCAAATATTTCTGATACAGGCTTCTCAAGTCAATAGAAATCTATATCACCCCAATGCTGGGACAATAAGAATAATGTTGACTAAATTGTTTCTTAATTTCATTAGAACAATGATAGAACTTTTTTTTGAACTTAAAAAATCCATTCAAATACAATTCACATAGTAACCCCTAATATTTTGAATATCAACGACTCTAGTTTTTTATGTGACAAACTTGATTTTTATTCCGTTTTTGAAGGATATTTTTTTAACTTGTTTACTTGTATTCAAGCCACATTAATTCATGGGTGTGGTCGTCGACAAATTGAATAGAGCAAACTAATGTTAAAGGAAATAAATCAATTTTTAAGACAAGATTTCACCTTGCTGAATGGCCCGGTCAATAAAGCAATACTTGTTGTCTTTATTGGTTTATATTCCGCTTTTTTTCTTAGTGTCTATAGTCCTTTTAACATTAATCAATGGGAAAATAATTTCTATTGGAAATATGTTTTACTTGGGATTACCGTAATTTCCGTTTCGCAATATGTTCTTAGACCTATATTTGGATTAAAAACATTCAAGGTATACAGTCTTATTCTTTGGGGTTTGTTTGAGATGCTTTTAATGGCCACAATTCTACATCTTATGTATGCCATTCCGTTTCAAACTCTAAATGACAATCTGTATGATTATTTACATACTATATGGATTGTTAGTTTAGTAGCAACCGTACCTTACGTCCTGATAGTTTTATACTTAGCATTCAAAGAGAAATTATCCGCCATTAAAGAAAAAGAAAAGAACATTTCAGGTGTTTTCCCCAATCCTGGAGATAAGTTACTGACCATTACAGGCGAAAATGACAAAGTAATTCTTGCGATTAAATAC contains:
- the ilvN gene encoding acetolactate synthase small subunit yields the protein MEKQWFTISVYAENNVGLLNRISGIFLKRHINIESLNVSKSEIGQVSKFTIVVNTAEDWTRKIVQQIEKQIEVIKAFYHDDDDIIYQESALFKIASHLLFDERQIQNIIKESNSQIVTVSRDFFVLAKTGRRHEIDEMHDDLEPYGIMQFVRSGRLAVSKAEMPISTMLNEFHLDK
- the ilvA gene encoding threonine ammonia-lyase IlvA; this translates as MAYFPDLDDVKKAEKTIRQVADVTPLSKSIRLSKKYNANVLLKREDLHRVRSYKIRGAFNKISSLSKEELSKGVVCASAGNHAQGVAFACNHLRIKGTVYMPSVTPRQKIEQTKMFGGDFITVVLEGDTFDDSSKAALLFCEEQQKTFVHPFDDEKVIEGQATIGLELLDQTTEPIDYIFVAIGGGGLASGLCAVFEKLSSNTKIIGVEPEGAPSMKVSIEKGKNTRLEQIDKFIDGAAVQRVGDLPFTICQEHLDQMKTVPEGKVCQSILDLYNRDAIVVEPAGALTVACLDGFTDEIKDKNIVCIVSGGNNDITRTAEIKERALLYGQLKHYFIVRFPQRPGALKQFVAEILGPNDDITHFEYSKKSSRENAPAIVGIELKSATDLQPLIQRMKANNFYGDYLNDKPDLFQYLV
- the ilvC gene encoding ketol-acid reductoisomerase, translating into MTNYFNTLSLRDRLTQLGKCRFMDSSEFSDGVTALKGKKIVIVGCGAQGLNQGLNMRDSGLDIAYTLREAAIKEKRQSYKNATENGFTVGTYEELVPSADLVINLTPDKQHTNVVSAVMPLMKDGATLSYSHGFNIVEEGMQVRKDLTVIMVAPKSPGSEVREEYKRGFGVPTLIAVHPDNDPQGKGLEQAKAYAAGTGGHKAGVLESSFVAEVKSDLMGEQTILCGLLQTGSILCFDKMIEKGIDAGYASKLIQYGWETVTEGLKYGGITNMMDRLSNPAKIKAFELSEELKDIMRPLFHKHMDDIMSGHFSKTMMEDWANDDKNLLSWRAATGETAFEKTPAGDMNISEQEFYDNGVLMVAMVRAGVELAYESMTESGIIGESAYYESLHETPLIANTIARKKLFEMNRVISDTAEYGCYLFDHACKPLLGDFMKGIDTDVIGTHFGEGKDNGVDNAKLITVNKALRDHDVEIVGARLRASMTAMKPIV
- a CDS encoding CotH kinase family protein, giving the protein MRQLFRQPTFIYFFLMICVVITESCSKDDTVLTQEPKAEEDVNFPQIEFNTNGSVPIVSKSVYVDGVLKVNAQSTNNDLTIDAQIRGRGNSTWGYPKKPYKIKLSSEESILGLAPEKDWVLLSNYLDGTHLLNAVGMKIGQLLEMPFTNTITPVEVTINNEYQGLYMLTEQIEVKPNRVDVGEDGLLLNLDTNYDEEWQFRSSAYDLPVTVKYPKMIDAVKLTSIQSEFETLETLVAQADFPNNEYLDYIDDVSIAKYLIVYMLTGNEEINHPKSTYLYKTSMGKFTMGPIWDFDWGFAFEGTFQHFSVFDRPLFWSSSSSGTQFFSRLMSDPRIELLMKEHWTAFKDNHLTELLAYIDEYALTFKKQKLGILVYGRQTMRVQMN
- a CDS encoding NADP-dependent glyceraldehyde-3-phosphate dehydrogenase; its protein translation is MTIPEIYKITNTIDQTAYLIDGELKTWKGKSTEVYSTISSTKDYKPTLLGSIPDMGEKEALEALKGATDAYNKGQGAWPTMQVKDRIECMEIFVEKMKTKRDEVVKLLMWEIGKSLPDSQKEFDRTIEYIYDTIEDCKQLDRDAAKFEKNDGVYAHIKRGPLGVVLCLGPYNYPLNETFALLIPAIIMGNTTVFKPAKHGVLLITPLLDAFQSSFPKGVVNILFGRGRAVAAPIMQTGKIDALALIGNSKSANALQEQHPKSNRLRLVLGLEAKNPAIILPDADLGLTVQECLAGTLSFNGQRCTALKVIYAHENIVDGFNSQFAEQVDTLKFGNPWDKGAKLTPLPEPGKSDYIQELIDDAVSKGAKILNKKGGKRFDNFIWPAVLYPVTKDMRVYQEEQFGPVIPIVPFKDIEEPLDDMADSNYGQQVSLFGKDVYALAPLIDSLVNLVCRVNLNSSCQRGPDVYPFTGRKDSAQSTLSVHDALRSFSIRTFVAFKDNELNNETIEKLLETKLSNFVSTDYIL
- a CDS encoding DUF2806 domain-containing protein, which produces MPEFNLIKLEGKPIEKLIDVISKGIGTLYKPRSIRKEADAKAYEIGMIENAKSKALAEGKENEAETYLRIQERILFKELERQNNIDQIAEIAAKQLQQESNVSEEPVSKDWSKRFFNIAEDVSDEEMQEIWGRILAGEIKNPNSYSLRTLELLKNLSKKEADTFIKFANLSVSSNGVSFMLNFKNEPLLEDTYKVNFHERLLLEELGLLTANDLQFKVHATKGNTDLQYFVISKTIIAVEKSPNIPEQQLQILVFTKIGQELLKLVESNSDLEYVKLLASKLRREGVSIKYAAIIEQQADGRVKHTPMMEVPLTDKELEAKKAKEEQERKKNEQKNN